One segment of Streptomyces bathyalis DNA contains the following:
- a CDS encoding isocitrate lyase/PEP mutase family protein, protein MSTHETHGTFRDLHHGERPLLLPNAWDHASAAALYRSGFPAVGTTSLGVAAAAGLSDGSGAARAQTLALGRGLARLPVPVSVDIEGGFSDDPDEVAVLGAELARTGVAGVNVEDGLPDGTLADPARHAAKVSALKEAAPGLFVNARTDTHWLGTDATLEGALRRCARYVEAGADGVFVPGLVRSGEIASLVAELGTTPLNVLYSPAHLRRDELARAGVRRISLGSLLFRAALQRATDLAASIAAPERGPEASSPMPGYAEVEALHADFGPQP, encoded by the coding sequence GTGAGCACACACGAGACGCATGGGACCTTCCGCGACCTGCACCACGGCGAGCGCCCTCTGCTGCTGCCCAACGCATGGGACCACGCCTCGGCCGCAGCGCTGTACCGGTCCGGCTTCCCGGCGGTAGGGACGACGAGCCTCGGCGTCGCGGCGGCCGCGGGGCTGTCCGACGGGAGCGGTGCCGCACGGGCGCAGACGCTGGCCCTGGGGCGGGGGCTGGCGCGTCTGCCGGTGCCGGTGAGCGTCGACATCGAGGGTGGATTCAGCGATGATCCGGACGAAGTCGCAGTGCTGGGAGCGGAGTTGGCGCGAACGGGCGTGGCCGGCGTGAACGTGGAGGACGGCCTGCCCGACGGCACGCTCGCCGATCCGGCACGTCATGCGGCGAAGGTGTCGGCACTCAAGGAGGCCGCGCCGGGCCTCTTCGTCAACGCACGCACCGACACGCACTGGCTGGGCACCGACGCCACGCTCGAAGGGGCGCTGCGCAGGTGCGCCAGGTACGTCGAGGCGGGGGCGGACGGGGTGTTCGTGCCCGGGCTGGTACGGAGCGGTGAAATCGCCTCTCTCGTCGCGGAGTTGGGGACGACGCCGCTGAACGTGCTCTACTCCCCCGCCCATCTGCGCCGCGACGAGCTCGCGCGGGCCGGTGTCCGCCGCATCAGCCTCGGCTCGCTGCTCTTCCGCGCGGCGCTGCAGCGGGCGACCGACCTGGCCGCATCGATCGCGGCCCCGGAACGCGGCCCCGAGGCTTCGTCACCGATGCCCGGCTACGCCGAAGTGGAGGCTCTGCACGCCGACTTCGGGCCGCAGCCGTAG
- the bla gene encoding class A beta-lactamase, translating into MESEHSERGVELSVFASRPARRTLLAAGAGSVLAACTSSAGDKPAAPSAPGSHDAAVTGRLKKLEREHDARLGVFAHNTRTGRTVAHRADDRFPMCSTWKPLAVAALLKDRDRDGSDRLAERVRYSRSDLEDHSPVTGTRGNLADGMTVRQLCDATLRYSDNTAANLLLRELGGPAAVTRFCRSVGDEVTRLDRWEPELNSAEPGNVKDTTSPRAVGRTYMHLTLGDVLGRPERLQLTDWLKGNTTGDEALRAGIPEGWTLGERTGGGDYGTDNDVGVAWTVGDQVPIVLSVLTTRKSADAEPDHSLIAGTARILARALA; encoded by the coding sequence ATGGAGTCCGAACACAGTGAAAGAGGCGTCGAGTTGAGCGTGTTCGCTTCCCGTCCCGCCCGTCGCACGCTGCTCGCCGCCGGCGCCGGGAGTGTGCTGGCAGCCTGCACATCCTCGGCGGGCGACAAGCCCGCGGCTCCCTCCGCGCCCGGGTCGCACGACGCCGCGGTCACGGGCCGGCTGAAGAAGCTGGAGCGTGAACACGACGCACGCCTGGGGGTGTTCGCACACAACACCAGGACGGGGAGGACGGTCGCGCACCGCGCGGACGATCGTTTCCCCATGTGCTCGACGTGGAAGCCCCTCGCGGTGGCGGCGCTGCTGAAGGACCGCGACCGCGACGGGAGCGACCGTCTCGCCGAGCGCGTCCGCTACTCCCGGTCCGACCTGGAGGACCACTCGCCGGTCACCGGCACCCGCGGCAACCTCGCCGACGGAATGACCGTCCGGCAGCTCTGTGACGCCACGCTGCGCTACAGCGACAACACCGCGGCGAACCTCCTCCTGCGCGAACTCGGCGGCCCCGCCGCGGTGACACGCTTCTGCCGTTCCGTCGGGGACGAGGTGACACGCCTCGACCGGTGGGAGCCGGAGCTGAACTCCGCGGAGCCCGGGAACGTGAAGGACACCACCTCGCCGCGGGCCGTCGGGCGGACCTACATGCACCTGACGCTCGGCGACGTCCTCGGGCGGCCCGAGCGCCTGCAGCTGACCGACTGGCTCAAGGGCAACACCACGGGGGACGAGGCGCTGCGCGCCGGAATCCCCGAGGGCTGGACCCTGGGGGAGCGGACCGGTGGCGGCGACTACGGAACCGACAACGACGTGGGCGTCGCCTGGACGGTCGGCGACCAGGTGCCGATCGTTCTGTCCGTCCTCACCACGAGGAAGTCCGCCGACGCCGAGCCGGACCACTCGCTGATCGCGGGCACGGCCCGGATCCTGGCCCGGGCACTGGCCTGA
- a CDS encoding putative leader peptide — translation MTKQNGLTRRRHVDLARVFSAACRPAAFA, via the coding sequence ATGACGAAGCAGAACGGACTTACGCGTCGGCGCCACGTCGATCTGGCGCGTGTCTTCAGCGCTGCATGTCGTCCCGCGGCCTTCGCCTGA
- the sfnG gene encoding dimethylsulfone monooxygenase SfnG — MSVPSTSEPARFAYWVPNVSGGLVTSKVEQRTDWSYDYNRELAVLAENNGFDYALSQVRYMASYGAEYQHESTSFSLALLLATERLKVIAAVHPGLWHPGVLAKLGATADQLSGGRFAVNVVSGWFKGEFTALGEPWLEHDERYRRSEEFIRTLRTIWTEDHAELAGDFYRIRDFSLKPKPLNSSERPHPEIFQGGNSTAARQMAGRVSDWYFSNGKDFDGVTEQLRDVAASAAAAGRPAPRFGLNGFLIARDTEAEAREVLREIVAKADADAVRGFESAVTQAGKSTSDGKGMWQDSSFEDLVQYNDGFRTGLIGTPEQIAERIVEYKRLGVDLFLLGFLHYLEDVEYFGKRVLPLVRELEAELPDDTPHHRADIAAVRA, encoded by the coding sequence ATGTCCGTCCCGTCCACCTCCGAGCCCGCGCGCTTCGCGTACTGGGTGCCCAACGTCAGCGGTGGCCTGGTCACCAGCAAGGTCGAGCAGCGCACCGACTGGAGTTACGACTACAACCGCGAGCTGGCCGTCCTCGCGGAGAACAACGGTTTCGACTACGCGCTGAGCCAGGTCCGGTACATGGCCAGCTACGGCGCCGAGTACCAGCACGAGTCGACGAGCTTCAGCCTCGCCCTCCTGCTGGCCACCGAGCGCCTCAAGGTCATCGCCGCGGTACACCCCGGCCTGTGGCATCCGGGCGTCCTGGCCAAACTGGGCGCCACAGCGGACCAGTTGTCAGGCGGCCGGTTCGCCGTGAATGTCGTCAGCGGATGGTTCAAGGGTGAGTTCACGGCGCTGGGTGAGCCGTGGTTGGAGCACGACGAGCGCTACCGCCGCTCGGAGGAGTTCATCCGCACACTGCGCACCATCTGGACCGAGGACCACGCCGAACTCGCCGGTGACTTCTACCGGATCAGGGACTTCTCCCTGAAGCCGAAGCCGCTCAACAGCAGCGAACGTCCGCATCCGGAGATCTTCCAGGGCGGCAACTCCACCGCGGCACGCCAGATGGCGGGCCGCGTGTCCGACTGGTACTTCAGCAACGGCAAGGACTTCGACGGCGTCACCGAGCAGCTCCGGGACGTAGCCGCGTCGGCCGCGGCGGCCGGACGTCCAGCTCCGCGCTTCGGCCTCAACGGCTTCCTCATCGCCCGCGACACCGAAGCCGAGGCCCGCGAAGTGCTGCGGGAGATCGTCGCCAAAGCGGACGCCGACGCGGTCCGCGGCTTCGAGTCCGCCGTAACGCAGGCAGGGAAATCCACGTCCGACGGCAAGGGCATGTGGCAGGACTCCTCCTTCGAGGACCTGGTCCAGTACAACGACGGGTTCCGCACAGGCCTGATCGGCACTCCGGAACAGATCGCGGAGAGGATCGTCGAGTACAAGCGCCTCGGAGTCGACCTCTTCCTCCTCGGCTTCCTGCACTACCTGGAGGACGTCGAGTACTTCGGCAAGCGTGTACTGCCGCTGGTGCGCGAACTGGAAGCCGAACTGCCCGACGACACACCACATCACCGAGCGGACATCGCCGCCGTACGTGCCTGA
- a CDS encoding acyl-CoA dehydrogenase family protein, with amino-acid sequence MTTIAPIEWTNRPTPGSPQEWIDRAAEVSAVLAADAAARDRAGTTPYAEVALLKDSGLVTLLGPAEHGGGGQDWPTAYRVIREVAKADGSIGQLLGYHYLWNWAARLVGTREQWEQVEAEAARQRWFFGGAVNPRDKDVVVQEDGDDLVFTGRKSFSTGSKVSDVTVLEGVFEGTEDHVFAIVPSDSDGLTFHDDWDNIGQRLTESGSVTLDGVRTPWASAAGYVDKTFQPRVYNTLNVPTIQLVFTHFYLGIAAGALETANTYTRAKSRPWLHGGYDSAVDEPYVIDAYGDLTAKLWAVEAFADQVAQEGQPLHDEPDSVTEQDRGEFEVRVAAVKARATEVALETAQRIFEVTGARSTASPEGLDRFWRNIRTHTLHDPVAYKRREVGRFVLTGELPQPTWYS; translated from the coding sequence TTGACCACCATCGCACCCATCGAATGGACCAACCGTCCCACCCCCGGCAGCCCCCAGGAGTGGATCGACCGGGCAGCCGAAGTGTCCGCCGTACTGGCCGCCGACGCCGCAGCACGTGACCGAGCAGGCACCACCCCGTACGCCGAAGTGGCCCTGCTCAAGGACTCCGGCCTGGTCACCCTGCTCGGCCCCGCTGAACACGGCGGCGGAGGCCAAGACTGGCCGACCGCCTACCGCGTGATCCGTGAAGTCGCCAAGGCGGACGGATCGATCGGACAACTGCTGGGCTACCACTACCTGTGGAACTGGGCCGCCAGGCTCGTCGGCACCCGTGAACAGTGGGAACAAGTCGAGGCCGAAGCAGCCCGGCAGCGCTGGTTCTTCGGCGGCGCGGTCAATCCACGCGACAAGGACGTCGTCGTGCAGGAAGACGGCGACGACCTCGTCTTCACCGGCCGGAAATCGTTCTCCACCGGCAGCAAGGTCTCGGACGTGACCGTGCTGGAAGGCGTCTTCGAGGGCACCGAGGACCACGTCTTCGCGATCGTTCCCTCCGACAGCGACGGGCTCACCTTCCACGACGACTGGGACAACATCGGCCAGCGGCTCACCGAGAGCGGCAGCGTCACCCTCGACGGTGTCCGCACACCCTGGGCGTCGGCTGCAGGTTACGTGGACAAGACCTTCCAGCCGCGCGTCTACAACACCCTCAACGTCCCCACCATCCAGCTCGTCTTCACACACTTCTACCTCGGCATCGCGGCCGGCGCCCTGGAGACCGCGAACACCTACACCCGAGCCAAGTCCCGCCCATGGCTGCACGGCGGATACGACAGCGCCGTCGACGAGCCGTACGTCATCGACGCATACGGGGACCTGACCGCGAAGTTGTGGGCCGTCGAGGCGTTCGCCGACCAGGTGGCCCAAGAGGGCCAACCGCTCCACGACGAGCCCGACTCAGTGACAGAGCAGGACCGCGGCGAATTCGAGGTACGGGTCGCCGCGGTGAAGGCCCGCGCCACGGAAGTGGCACTCGAGACAGCCCAAAGGATCTTCGAAGTGACCGGCGCCAGGTCGACCGCCTCTCCCGAGGGGCTCGACCGCTTCTGGCGGAACATCCGCACCCACACCCTGCACGACCCCGTCGCCTACAAGCGACGCGAAGTGGGCCGCTTCGTCCTCACCGGCGAACTCCCCCAACCCACCTGGTACTCGTGA
- the ssuE gene encoding NADPH-dependent FMN reductase, translating into MATILSVSGSPSPTSRTARLLRHLDATLTAEGHEVTPLDVRTLPAEALLRADFRHPAIAEAQRLFEQADGIVIGTPVYKAAYSGLLKSLLDLLPQLVLTGKTVLPLATGGTTAHVLAIDYALRPVLASMGAAHVVQGWFVLDKDIAVREDDAVTVDVGTQEALDVVLEQFSVALTGSRLRAAV; encoded by the coding sequence ATGGCCACGATCCTCTCCGTCTCAGGAAGCCCCTCCCCCACCTCCCGCACAGCCCGGCTGCTCCGCCATCTGGACGCGACACTGACCGCAGAGGGGCACGAAGTGACCCCGCTCGACGTCCGTACGCTGCCCGCCGAGGCCCTGCTCCGAGCAGACTTCCGGCACCCCGCGATCGCCGAGGCCCAGAGGCTCTTCGAGCAGGCCGACGGCATCGTCATCGGCACACCCGTCTACAAGGCCGCCTACTCGGGCCTGCTGAAGTCCCTACTCGACCTGCTGCCGCAGCTCGTGCTGACCGGCAAGACCGTGCTGCCCCTCGCCACCGGCGGGACCACCGCGCACGTCCTGGCCATCGACTACGCCTTGCGGCCCGTGCTCGCCTCCATGGGCGCAGCGCACGTCGTGCAGGGATGGTTCGTACTCGACAAGGACATCGCCGTACGGGAGGACGATGCGGTCACCGTCGACGTCGGCACGCAGGAGGCCCTGGACGTCGTCCTTGAACAGTTCTCGGTCGCGCTGACAGGCAGCAGGCTGAGGGCCGCGGTGTGA
- a CDS encoding SfnB family sulfur acquisition oxidoreductase, with protein MSAPAHVISDSAEALSAAAELANVFRADAAKRDAGRLLPREELEHLSSSGLLGITVPAEHGGADVPARTLAEVFRLLASGDASLAQIPQSHFVYVNVLRRQGSPAQQRFFFAEVLAGRRFGNAQSERGTKHIQDLRTRLEPDGTGAGFVLNGVKHYSTGALFAHWIPVLARAAHADDALHVAYIPRDAPGVTVEDDWDGMGQRTTASGTVHLERVAVPADRVVPHHLTFEGPQLHGAVAQLLHAAIDTGIAVGALAEAAEFVRTKSRPWFESGHATAAEDPLLIQSFGELSLQVRAAEALLDAAARAVDAATAELTDDTAAEASLAVAAAKVHAGKAAVQTSSALFEVAGTRAALDSLNLHRHWRDARTHTLHDPARWKIQHLGRHVLNGTRPPRHGLL; from the coding sequence GTGAGCGCCCCCGCCCATGTCATCTCCGACAGCGCCGAAGCCCTCTCCGCCGCCGCCGAGTTGGCGAACGTCTTCCGCGCAGATGCCGCGAAGCGGGACGCAGGGCGGCTGCTGCCCCGTGAGGAGCTGGAGCATCTGTCCTCCAGCGGTCTGCTCGGCATCACGGTGCCGGCCGAGCACGGCGGAGCGGACGTCCCGGCACGGACGCTGGCAGAGGTGTTCCGCCTGCTCGCCTCCGGCGACGCCAGCCTCGCGCAGATCCCGCAGAGCCACTTCGTCTATGTCAACGTGCTGCGCCGGCAAGGGAGTCCGGCGCAGCAGCGGTTCTTCTTCGCCGAGGTACTGGCAGGGCGGCGGTTCGGCAACGCCCAGTCGGAAAGAGGCACCAAGCACATCCAGGACCTGCGCACCCGCCTCGAACCTGACGGAACCGGCGCCGGCTTCGTGCTCAACGGTGTGAAGCACTATTCGACCGGTGCGCTCTTCGCGCACTGGATACCCGTACTCGCCCGCGCCGCTCACGCGGACGACGCGCTCCACGTCGCCTACATCCCACGGGACGCACCAGGAGTCACCGTCGAGGACGACTGGGACGGCATGGGCCAGCGCACCACCGCCAGCGGCACGGTTCACCTGGAGCGCGTCGCCGTACCGGCGGACCGCGTGGTGCCGCACCATCTGACGTTCGAAGGTCCTCAACTGCACGGCGCCGTCGCACAGTTGCTTCATGCGGCCATCGACACGGGCATCGCGGTGGGTGCTCTGGCGGAGGCGGCAGAGTTCGTACGAACGAAGAGCCGCCCGTGGTTCGAGAGCGGCCACGCCACGGCCGCCGAGGATCCACTGCTCATTCAGAGCTTTGGCGAACTCTCCCTCCAGGTGCGCGCGGCGGAAGCCCTCCTCGACGCCGCGGCACGAGCCGTGGACGCCGCCACCGCCGAACTCACCGACGACACCGCGGCCGAAGCGTCACTGGCCGTCGCCGCGGCGAAAGTACACGCGGGCAAGGCGGCAGTACAGACGAGCAGTGCTCTCTTCGAAGTGGCCGGCACCCGCGCCGCCCTGGACAGCCTCAACCTTCACCGCCATTGGCGTGACGCGCGTACCCATACCCTCCACGACCCGGCCCGCTGGAAGATCCAGCACCTCGGCCGCCACGTACTCAACGGCACCCGCCCGCCCCGCCACGGCCTGCTGTGA
- a CDS encoding RidA family protein, whose amino-acid sequence MTDADSRPHLQRTNPPELSPPTGFSHAVTATGSRIVFLAGQTALNGEGAIVGGTLTDQFEQALANLLTALSASGGSPADLTRVTVYTTDVAAYRAVARDLGAVWRRHARRDYPAMAVIGVSRLWDEEAMVELDGIAVLP is encoded by the coding sequence GTGACCGACGCCGACTCCCGCCCCCACCTCCAGCGCACCAACCCGCCCGAGCTCTCCCCGCCCACCGGCTTCTCGCACGCCGTCACCGCGACCGGCTCGCGGATCGTCTTCCTCGCCGGCCAGACGGCGCTGAACGGTGAGGGAGCAATCGTCGGCGGCACGCTCACCGACCAGTTCGAGCAGGCGCTGGCCAATCTGCTGACGGCGCTGTCCGCGTCCGGCGGAAGCCCCGCGGACCTCACCCGCGTGACCGTCTACACGACCGACGTCGCTGCCTACCGCGCCGTCGCCCGCGACCTGGGCGCCGTCTGGCGCCGCCACGCCCGCCGCGACTACCCGGCGATGGCGGTCATCGGCGTCTCCCGCCTGTGGGACGAGGAGGCGATGGTGGAACTGGACGGCATCGCGGTCCTGCCGTGA
- a CDS encoding acyl-CoA dehydrogenase family protein has protein sequence MPAFALEPEQHKWCEELRTLGVRELRPLAEAGQDGRINRELLAALGELGLLGRLFAPDGRPASALDLCLLRESLAYSCTEAETALALQGLGAGPVALAGTDAQRASWLGEVTAGRAVAAFALSEPGAGSDAAALTLRAEPDGTGDGHGWRLTGTKTWISNAPDADVFTVFARTTEGTGSRGVTAFLVPAGRPGLGGEPLEMISPHPIGTLTFDGVPVSRDDLLGEVDGGFGVAMRTLNLFRPSVGAFATGMAQAALDAAVEHAGTRPAFGGTLSDLQAVSHQLAETATRIEAARLLVYSAAAAYDRGEPDIARRAAMAKLLATETAQQAVDTAVQIHGAAALQRGHLLEHLYREVRAPRIYEGASEVQRSIIAKELYR, from the coding sequence ATGCCCGCGTTCGCCCTGGAACCGGAGCAGCACAAGTGGTGCGAGGAGCTGCGCACGCTCGGAGTCCGTGAGCTGCGCCCGCTCGCCGAGGCCGGGCAGGACGGCCGCATCAACCGCGAGTTGCTCGCCGCTCTCGGCGAACTCGGCCTGCTCGGCCGCCTGTTCGCACCGGACGGACGCCCGGCGAGCGCCCTCGACCTGTGCCTGCTGCGCGAGTCCCTCGCCTACTCCTGCACCGAGGCCGAAACCGCGCTCGCCCTTCAGGGCCTCGGCGCCGGGCCGGTAGCCCTCGCGGGCACCGACGCACAGCGCGCAAGCTGGCTCGGCGAGGTGACGGCGGGACGTGCCGTCGCCGCCTTCGCACTGAGCGAGCCGGGCGCGGGCAGTGACGCGGCGGCCCTCACCCTCCGCGCCGAACCGGACGGCACCGGCGACGGGCACGGATGGCGGCTGACCGGAACCAAGACCTGGATCTCCAACGCCCCGGACGCCGACGTCTTCACCGTCTTCGCCCGCACGACGGAGGGCACCGGCTCCCGCGGCGTGACCGCCTTCCTCGTACCCGCCGGGCGGCCCGGACTCGGCGGCGAGCCACTGGAGATGATCTCCCCGCACCCGATCGGCACCCTCACCTTCGACGGCGTCCCCGTCTCCCGCGACGACCTCCTCGGTGAGGTCGACGGCGGCTTCGGCGTCGCGATGCGCACGCTGAACCTGTTCCGGCCCAGCGTCGGCGCGTTCGCGACCGGTATGGCGCAGGCCGCCCTGGACGCGGCCGTCGAACACGCCGGAACGCGGCCCGCGTTCGGCGGCACGCTCAGCGATCTCCAGGCCGTCTCGCACCAGTTGGCGGAGACCGCGACCCGTATCGAGGCGGCGCGTCTGCTCGTCTACTCGGCCGCCGCGGCCTACGACCGCGGCGAGCCGGACATCGCACGCCGCGCCGCCATGGCGAAGTTGCTGGCCACGGAGACCGCGCAGCAGGCCGTGGACACCGCCGTGCAGATCCACGGCGCCGCCGCGCTCCAGCGCGGGCACCTCCTCGAACACCTCTACCGCGAGGTGCGCGCGCCCCGCATCTACGAGGGCGCCAGCGAAGTGCAGCGCTCGATCATCGCGAAGGAGCTCTACCGGTGA
- a CDS encoding AMP-binding protein, whose product MHLSPSAHVDTFAREHLPPPEDWPRLVFDRPELRYPDRVNCGAELVDGSAERYGAERPAFRGDDGECWNYGELRARVDRIAHVLTSVMGVVPGNRVLLRGPNSLHLAACWLAVMKAGAVAVTVLAAQRAHELRTVCAMGEVSHALCDAASLDELTKADVPGLRVTAFGGDGPEDLLALCESQPDRYEAVATAADDVAMIAFTSGTTGKPKGCVHFHRDVLAVADTFSAHVLRPTPDDLFAGSPPLGFTFGLGGLVIFPLRAGASALLGQWSGPEQMLSAVERHRVTVLFTAPTAYRGMLSKIGTASTGAANGERTYDISSLRRCVSAGENLPAATYEAWQETTGLRMINGIGATEMLHIFVSAADEAARAGTTGVAVPGFEARVVRRDQEGHLTPVPDGEPGLLAVRGPVGCRYLADPRQREYVCEGWNLTGDTYIRGADGYFRYVARADDMIVSAGYNIAGPEVEEALLRHPDVAEAAVVGRPDERRGQVVVAHVVLREGTEAGAGTAEALREFTTAELTPYKCPREFVFADSLPRTPTGKLQRYLLREAGPEQAEPRQTEADQAADGLPA is encoded by the coding sequence ATGCATCTGAGCCCGTCCGCACACGTCGACACCTTCGCCCGGGAGCATCTGCCCCCGCCCGAGGACTGGCCGCGACTGGTCTTCGACCGGCCCGAGCTGCGCTACCCGGACCGCGTCAACTGCGGCGCCGAGCTGGTCGACGGCTCCGCCGAGCGGTACGGCGCCGAGCGGCCCGCCTTCCGGGGCGACGACGGCGAGTGCTGGAACTACGGCGAACTGCGCGCCCGCGTGGACCGGATCGCCCACGTCCTCACGAGCGTCATGGGCGTCGTCCCGGGCAACCGGGTACTGCTCCGCGGCCCCAACTCCCTTCATCTGGCGGCCTGCTGGCTCGCGGTGATGAAGGCGGGAGCGGTCGCCGTGACGGTGCTGGCGGCACAGCGGGCGCACGAGCTCCGCACGGTGTGCGCCATGGGCGAGGTCAGCCATGCGCTGTGCGACGCGGCATCCCTGGACGAGCTGACGAAGGCGGACGTACCCGGGCTGCGCGTGACGGCCTTCGGAGGCGACGGCCCGGAGGATCTGCTGGCCTTGTGCGAGTCGCAGCCCGACCGCTACGAGGCCGTCGCCACCGCCGCGGACGACGTCGCGATGATCGCCTTCACCTCGGGCACCACCGGAAAACCCAAGGGCTGCGTCCACTTCCACCGTGACGTGCTCGCCGTCGCCGACACCTTCTCCGCGCACGTGCTGCGTCCGACGCCGGACGACCTCTTCGCGGGCAGCCCGCCGCTGGGCTTCACCTTCGGGCTCGGCGGGCTGGTCATCTTCCCGCTGAGGGCCGGCGCATCGGCTCTGCTCGGTCAGTGGAGCGGCCCCGAGCAGATGCTCTCGGCGGTCGAACGGCACCGTGTCACCGTGCTGTTCACCGCTCCGACCGCCTACCGGGGGATGCTCTCCAAGATCGGCACCGCTTCCACGGGCGCTGCGAACGGCGAGCGCACGTACGACATCTCCTCGCTGCGCCGCTGCGTCTCCGCCGGCGAGAACCTGCCCGCCGCCACCTACGAGGCATGGCAGGAGACGACCGGTCTGCGGATGATCAACGGGATAGGGGCGACGGAGATGCTGCACATCTTCGTCTCCGCAGCGGACGAGGCCGCCCGCGCAGGCACCACGGGTGTCGCCGTGCCGGGCTTCGAGGCCCGGGTGGTGCGCAGGGACCAGGAGGGGCATCTGACTCCGGTGCCGGACGGCGAGCCGGGGCTGCTGGCGGTGCGCGGCCCCGTCGGCTGCCGCTACCTCGCGGACCCGCGGCAGCGCGAGTACGTGTGCGAGGGCTGGAACCTCACCGGCGACACCTACATACGCGGGGCCGACGGCTACTTCCGCTATGTCGCACGCGCCGACGACATGATCGTCTCGGCCGGCTACAACATCGCGGGCCCGGAGGTCGAGGAGGCCCTGCTGCGGCATCCCGACGTGGCCGAGGCGGCCGTCGTGGGACGCCCCGACGAGCGGCGCGGCCAGGTCGTCGTCGCCCATGTGGTGCTGCGGGAGGGGACCGAGGCGGGGGCGGGGACGGCCGAGGCGCTGCGCGAGTTCACCACTGCGGAGCTCACGCCGTACAAGTGCCCACGCGAATTCGTCTTCGCCGACTCCCTGCCGCGTACGCCGACGGGCAAGCTCCAGCGGTACCTGCTGCGCGAAGCCGGCCCCGAACAGGCCGAGCCGCGGCAGACCGAAGCGGATCAGGCCGCGGACGGACTGCCCGCCTAG
- a CDS encoding PaaX family transcriptional regulator: MNQQQPAARPSPSSLILTFYGAYGRAFPGSTVPVAALIQLLGAVGVDAPSVRSAVSRLKRRGLLSADRPGSKAAGYAPSEAGRQLLDDGDRRVYARPVADGRWLLAVFSVPESERGRRHILRSRLARLGFGNAAPGIWIAPSHLEEETRHSLGRLGLTPYVDLFTGTHEGFEPTADAVARWWDLKSLASLHRSFLDAHEPVLHSWSRRRQAPPEEAYRDYLPALDAWRRLPYADPGLPAALLPADWPGERSAEVFFALHEKLREPGREYAVGFAQG; this comes from the coding sequence GTGAATCAGCAGCAGCCCGCCGCCAGACCCTCGCCGAGTTCGCTCATCCTCACCTTCTACGGGGCGTACGGGCGTGCCTTCCCCGGCAGCACCGTGCCGGTCGCGGCGCTGATCCAGCTGCTCGGTGCGGTCGGCGTGGACGCGCCCTCGGTCCGCTCCGCCGTGTCACGGCTGAAGCGGCGCGGGCTGCTCAGCGCGGACCGGCCCGGCAGCAAGGCGGCCGGGTACGCGCCCTCGGAGGCCGGGCGGCAACTCCTCGACGACGGCGACCGCCGCGTCTACGCCCGCCCCGTGGCGGACGGCCGCTGGCTGCTGGCCGTCTTCTCGGTCCCGGAGAGCGAGCGGGGCCGCCGCCACATACTCCGCTCACGCCTCGCACGGCTCGGCTTCGGCAACGCCGCTCCCGGCATCTGGATCGCCCCCTCCCACCTGGAGGAGGAGACGCGTCACAGTCTGGGACGGCTCGGTCTCACCCCGTACGTGGATCTCTTCACCGGCACGCACGAGGGCTTCGAGCCGACCGCGGACGCGGTGGCGCGCTGGTGGGACCTGAAGTCCCTGGCTTCGCTGCACCGCTCCTTCCTCGACGCGCACGAGCCGGTGCTGCATTCCTGGTCACGGCGTCGGCAGGCGCCCCCGGAGGAGGCGTACCGGGACTATCTGCCGGCCCTCGACGCCTGGAGGCGACTCCCCTACGCCGATCCCGGGCTGCCGGCGGCCCTGCTGCCGGCGGACTGGCCCGGCGAGCGCTCCGCGGAGGTCTTCTTCGCGCTGCACGAGAAGCTGCGGGAGCCGGGACGCGAGTACGCGGTGGGCTTCGCACAGGGCTGA
- a CDS encoding DUF3099 domain-containing protein, whose protein sequence is MYARRRRRYFVLMATCLVLFISAWSFVRLISVPAAVGLCVAALVIPPIAAIVGNRREPDDRWFDEDWNPDRDTYRR, encoded by the coding sequence ATGTACGCACGACGGCGCAGGCGTTACTTCGTGCTGATGGCCACGTGCCTGGTGCTCTTCATCAGCGCGTGGAGCTTTGTGCGTCTGATCTCGGTTCCCGCCGCGGTCGGACTGTGCGTGGCGGCGCTGGTGATTCCGCCCATCGCGGCGATCGTCGGCAACCGGCGCGAGCCGGACGACCGCTGGTTCGACGAGGACTGGAACCCCGACCGGGACACCTATCGAAGGTGA